In Mustela erminea isolate mMusErm1 chromosome 8, mMusErm1.Pri, whole genome shotgun sequence, a genomic segment contains:
- the LOC116596866 gene encoding 39S ribosomal protein L48, mitochondrial-like: MCPTLYLQSEFRILGLNDWGQSQCFQTPGDRCRVRTSGENPISSAGGILLSTSRHSKTRPTHGIGRYKHLVKPQEPKKKRAKVEVRPINLGTDYEYGVLNIHLTAYDMAVVESYAQYVHNLCNHLSIKVEESYAMPTKTMEVLRLRDQGSKMLPDSVLTTHERVVQISYLSATFAEIFLEIIQSNLPEGVRLSVKEHTEEDFKGRFKARPELEELLAKLN, translated from the exons ATGTGCCCGACTCTCTACTTGCAGTCTGAATTCCGGATTCTGGGTCTTAACGACTGGGGACAA AGTCAGTGTTTTCAGACACCCGGGGATCGCTGCAGGGTCAGAACTTCAGGAGAAAATCCCATCAGTTCTGCAGGTGGCATTCTGCTGAGTACCAGTCGGCACTCCAAGACAAGGCCTACCCATGGCATTGGAAGATACAAGCACCTAGTGAAACCACAGGAGCCCAAGAAGAAGAGGGCAAAAGTGGAAGTGAGACCCATTAATTTGGGGACAGATTATGAATATGGGGTTTTAAACATTCACCTGACTGCATACGACATGGCTGTGGTGGAGAGTTATGCCCAATATGTTCACAACCTCTGTAACCATCTATCCATTAAAGTTGAGGAAAGTTACGCTATGCCCACCAAAACCATGGAGGTGTTGCGGCTACGGGACCAAGGCAGCAAAATGCTCCCGGACTCAGTTCTCACCACCCATGAGCGAGTGGTTCAGATCAGCTATTTGAGTGCTACATTTGCAGAGATTTTCTTGGAAATAATCCAAAGCAATCTTCCCGAAGGAGTGAGATTATCAGTGAAGGAGCACACTGAAGAAGACTTCAAGGGAAGGTTCAAAGCTCGGCCAGAGCTGGAAGAACTGTTGGCCAAGTTGAACTAG